In Streptomyces sp. P3, one DNA window encodes the following:
- a CDS encoding M14 family zinc carboxypeptidase, whose product MSLLPELRYPTVTELTSSARYLAARRPDTCTLRQVGVSRAGRPLHLLSVGHARRAVLVVAGAHANEPTGGCTLLALAERVLYERELRDGTSWHFLLCADPDGASLHVTPAPRSLLEYHLGFFRPAGPEQPEWSPAVLPPDRLPPETRALTRVIDELRPYLQVTLHGTDLGGSWVQLTKDIPGLAEPFAKSAAQLHIPVETGASDAAGWPASGPGVHVMPAAGAEAAYPSMPDDARHSTWYHAHRYGGLTAVVEVPMWASDMVDDPAPHPAPAAAIRRLARRLLRDTTEVERVLVEVLPRLEGVDGPLLRAARWALDLVPGLAADWTRTPPADTTMAYVGSVDAFARRLPLRAAAMLWRVLQEYDDDAAPRLEHLVATWSDAFADRFRARWVPLEHQVEHQSRTVVAAALHARHRAA is encoded by the coding sequence GTGAGTCTCCTGCCGGAGCTGCGCTACCCCACGGTGACCGAACTGACCTCTTCTGCCCGGTATCTGGCCGCACGCCGGCCCGACACGTGCACGCTGCGGCAGGTGGGGGTCTCCCGTGCGGGCCGGCCGCTGCACCTGCTGTCCGTGGGGCACGCCCGGCGGGCCGTGCTGGTCGTCGCGGGCGCCCACGCCAACGAGCCGACCGGCGGGTGCACGCTGCTGGCGCTGGCCGAACGGGTGCTGTACGAACGCGAACTGCGCGACGGCACGTCCTGGCACTTCCTGCTGTGCGCGGACCCCGACGGGGCGAGCCTGCACGTCACCCCCGCGCCCCGCAGTCTGCTGGAGTACCACCTCGGCTTCTTCCGCCCGGCGGGCCCGGAGCAGCCGGAGTGGTCCCCGGCGGTCCTGCCGCCGGACCGCCTGCCGCCCGAGACGCGTGCGCTGACCCGGGTGATCGACGAGCTGCGCCCCTACCTCCAGGTGACCCTGCACGGGACCGACCTGGGCGGCAGCTGGGTGCAGTTGACCAAGGACATCCCGGGGCTGGCCGAGCCGTTCGCCAAGTCCGCGGCGCAGCTGCACATCCCGGTGGAGACGGGTGCCTCCGACGCGGCGGGCTGGCCGGCGTCCGGGCCCGGCGTGCACGTGATGCCGGCCGCCGGCGCGGAGGCCGCCTATCCGAGCATGCCCGACGACGCCCGGCACAGCACCTGGTACCACGCCCACCGCTACGGCGGTCTGACGGCCGTGGTGGAGGTCCCGATGTGGGCGAGCGACATGGTGGACGACCCCGCCCCGCATCCCGCCCCGGCGGCGGCGATCCGCCGGCTGGCGCGGCGGCTGCTGCGGGACACGACGGAGGTGGAGCGGGTGCTCGTCGAGGTGCTGCCGCGCCTGGAGGGCGTCGACGGTCCGCTGCTGCGGGCGGCCAGATGGGCGCTGGACCTGGTGCCCGGGCTGGCCGCGGACTGGACCCGTACGCCGCCGGCCGACACGACGATGGCGTATGTCGGCAGCGTGGACGCGTTCGCCCGCCGGCTGCCGTTGCGGGCGGCCGCGATGTTGTGGCGGGTCCTCCAGGAGTACGACGACGACGCGGCTCCGCGCCTGGAGCACCTCGTCGCGACCTGGAGCGACGCCTTCGCCGACCGTTTCCGCGCCCGCTGGGTCCCGCTGGAGCACCAGGTCGAGCACCAGTCCCGGACGGTGGTCGCGGCGGCCCTGCACGCCCGGCACCGAGCGGCGTAG
- the treY gene encoding malto-oligosyltrehalose synthase encodes MTPERRDAPVPVPPTATYRLQLQPGFPFGAAAAAVPYLASLGVSHLHLSPVLEAVPGSLHGYDVTDPTRVRAELGGEEGLRALAHTAREHGLGLVVDIVPNHMAMSARHNRPLWEVLREGPGSPYARWFDVDREAQGGRMLLPVLGGPLGGELEHLRVDGDVLRYHEHVFPLREGTGGLPLPRLLDAQWYRLAWWRLARTELNYRRFFSISELIGVRVEDPVVFEATHGTILRLLHEGVLDGLRVDHPDGLADPDGYLERLHEASGGRWTVVEKILADGERLPDSWPVAGTTGYDALRHVDGLFTDPVGAGELLTGYRRFAAPRTDRGGDWAATVRRAAHQVLSHELAAETDRLTRTASRVCAASPDPMLRDRAPWALRRALVELLVRMDVYRPYASGDPAVVVTEAAAREARQAFAVPEEAGAVDVVRGLVLGKEGRAGAEFRARFAQTSSALRAKSVEDTAFYRYVPLPAANEVGGDPGSPGVSPAAFHAYCARVQRDWPATGTVVSTHDTKRSADVRAALAVLTECPQRWSDVLAEVARTQDDAVDGQLAWAAWQTVFGLGPAAPERVREALLKHAREAGLYTSWTEQEPPYEDAVAAFTAAGPCGPPGERVAALRRALAPHIGANVLGTALVHLTMPGVPDVYQGAECESRTLVDPDNRRPVRFPPEGPDTKAAVTEAALWLRRRRPDVFGESATYEPLPAEGAAAEHCLAFARSGEAVTAVTRLSLRLAEAGGWQETRLALPPGRWADALAGEREFSAHARVADLFERLPVALLERVG; translated from the coding sequence ATGACCCCTGAGCGACGTGACGCCCCCGTTCCCGTGCCGCCCACGGCGACCTACCGGCTGCAGCTGCAGCCCGGGTTCCCCTTCGGGGCCGCGGCGGCGGCCGTGCCGTACCTGGCCTCGCTCGGCGTCTCGCATCTGCACCTCTCCCCCGTCCTGGAGGCCGTGCCCGGCTCCCTGCACGGCTACGACGTCACGGACCCCACGCGCGTGCGGGCGGAGCTGGGCGGGGAGGAGGGACTGCGGGCGCTGGCGCACACCGCGCGGGAGCACGGCCTCGGCCTGGTCGTGGACATCGTGCCGAATCACATGGCGATGTCTGCGCGCCACAACCGTCCCCTGTGGGAGGTGCTGCGGGAGGGCCCCGGCTCGCCGTACGCGCGCTGGTTCGACGTCGACCGGGAGGCGCAGGGCGGCCGGATGCTGTTGCCGGTGCTCGGCGGTCCCCTCGGCGGGGAACTGGAGCATCTGCGGGTGGACGGCGACGTCCTGCGCTACCACGAGCACGTCTTCCCGCTGCGCGAGGGAACCGGCGGGCTGCCGCTGCCGCGGCTGCTGGACGCCCAGTGGTACCGCCTCGCCTGGTGGCGGCTGGCCCGCACCGAGCTGAACTACCGGCGCTTCTTCAGCATCTCCGAGCTCATCGGGGTGCGGGTGGAGGACCCGGTGGTGTTCGAGGCCACCCACGGCACGATCCTGCGGCTGCTGCACGAGGGGGTGCTCGACGGCCTGCGTGTGGACCATCCGGACGGCCTCGCCGACCCGGACGGCTACCTGGAGCGGCTGCACGAGGCGAGCGGCGGCCGGTGGACGGTGGTGGAGAAGATCCTCGCGGACGGGGAGCGACTGCCGGACTCCTGGCCCGTCGCCGGCACGACCGGCTACGACGCCCTGCGCCACGTCGACGGCCTGTTCACGGACCCCGTGGGGGCGGGGGAGCTCCTGACCGGCTACCGGCGCTTCGCGGCCCCGCGGACGGACCGGGGCGGCGACTGGGCGGCGACCGTGCGGCGGGCGGCCCACCAGGTGCTCTCGCACGAGCTGGCGGCCGAGACGGACCGGCTGACGCGGACGGCCTCCCGGGTGTGCGCCGCGTCGCCCGACCCCATGCTGCGCGACCGGGCGCCCTGGGCGCTGCGCCGGGCCCTGGTGGAGCTGCTGGTCCGCATGGACGTCTACCGGCCCTACGCCTCGGGCGACCCGGCGGTCGTCGTCACCGAGGCGGCGGCCCGGGAGGCCCGGCAGGCGTTCGCGGTGCCCGAGGAGGCGGGCGCGGTCGATGTGGTGCGGGGGCTGGTGCTGGGCAAGGAGGGCCGGGCGGGGGCGGAGTTCCGGGCGCGGTTCGCGCAGACGTCGTCCGCGCTGCGCGCCAAGTCGGTGGAGGACACGGCGTTCTACCGGTACGTGCCGCTGCCCGCTGCGAACGAGGTGGGCGGCGACCCCGGCTCCCCGGGAGTGTCGCCGGCCGCCTTCCACGCGTACTGCGCGCGCGTGCAGCGCGACTGGCCGGCCACCGGGACGGTCGTGTCGACGCACGACACCAAGCGCAGCGCCGACGTGCGCGCCGCGCTCGCCGTGCTCACCGAGTGCCCGCAGCGCTGGTCCGACGTCCTGGCGGAGGTCGCCCGCACACAGGACGACGCGGTGGACGGGCAGCTGGCGTGGGCGGCCTGGCAGACCGTCTTCGGGCTCGGCCCGGCGGCCCCGGAGCGCGTCCGGGAGGCGCTGCTCAAGCACGCGCGCGAGGCGGGCCTGTACACGAGCTGGACGGAGCAGGAGCCGCCGTACGAGGACGCGGTGGCCGCGTTCACGGCGGCGGGGCCGTGCGGGCCGCCCGGCGAGCGGGTGGCCGCGTTGCGCCGGGCGCTGGCGCCGCACATCGGGGCGAACGTGCTCGGCACGGCGCTGGTGCATCTGACGATGCCGGGCGTGCCGGACGTCTACCAGGGCGCCGAGTGCGAGTCCCGGACGCTGGTCGACCCGGACAACCGGCGCCCGGTGCGCTTCCCGCCGGAGGGCCCGGACACCAAGGCGGCGGTGACCGAGGCGGCGCTGTGGCTGCGCCGACGGCGTCCGGACGTCTTCGGGGAGTCGGCGACGTACGAGCCGCTGCCCGCCGAAGGGGCGGCGGCGGAGCACTGTCTGGCCTTCGCGCGTTCCGGCGAGGCGGTCACGGCCGTCACCCGGTTGTCGCTGCGGCTGGCGGAGGCGGGCGGCTGGCAGGAGACGCGGCTGGCGCTGCCGCCGGGGCGCTGGGCCGACGCGCTGGCCGGGGAGCGGGAGTTCAGCGCTCACGCGCGCGTGGCCGACCTGTTCGAGCGGCTGCCGGTGGCGCTGCTGGAGCGGGTCGGCTGA
- the glgX gene encoding glycogen debranching protein GlgX, which produces MQVWPGEAYPLGATYDGAGTNFAVFTEAADRVELCLLHDDGSETAVELRESDAFVRHAYVPGVMPGQRYGFRVHGPYDPGRGQRCNSAKLLLDPYAKAVAGEIRWGEEVYGYHFDAPERRNDLDSAPHTMTSVVVNPYFDWGDDRRPRTDYHQTVIYEAHVKGLTMRHPGLPEELRGTYAALAHPAVLEHLTELGVTALELMPVHQFVNDHRLVDMGLNNYWGYNTIGFFAPHNAYASWGDRGQQVLEFKSAVRALHEAGIEVILDVVYNHTAEGNHLGPTLSFRGIDNPSYYRLADDPRYYTDTTGTGNSLLMRSPHVLQMIMDSLRYWVLEMHVDGFRFDLAATLARQFHEVDRLSSFFDLVQQDPVVSQVKLIAEPWDVGEGGYQVGNFPPLWTEWNGKYRDTVRDVWRGEARAVGEFASRLTGSSDLYQDDGRRPLASINFVTCHDGFTLHDLVAYDDKHNEANGEDNRDGESHNRSWNCGVEGDTDDPAVLGLRARQMRNFVATLMLSQGVPMISHGDEFGRTQKGNNNAYCQDSELAWVEWPQDGSELLDFTRALVRLRREHPVFRRRRFFHGRPVEGTHDELSDIAWFTPGGTEMAQRDWDRAQASALSVFLNGNAISEPGPRGERITDDSFLLMFNATAKTLEFVVPVGHGRQWQVVVDTADPASVAEGAGAEVQAGARLTLPDRSMTVLQRPT; this is translated from the coding sequence ATGCAGGTCTGGCCTGGAGAGGCGTATCCCCTCGGTGCCACGTACGACGGCGCCGGCACGAACTTCGCGGTCTTCACGGAGGCCGCGGACCGAGTAGAGCTGTGTCTGCTGCACGACGACGGCTCGGAGACGGCGGTGGAACTGCGGGAGAGCGACGCGTTCGTCCGGCACGCGTACGTGCCGGGCGTCATGCCGGGGCAGCGGTACGGCTTCCGGGTGCACGGTCCCTACGACCCCGGTCGCGGGCAGCGCTGCAACTCGGCGAAGCTGCTGCTCGACCCCTATGCGAAGGCGGTCGCCGGCGAGATCCGGTGGGGCGAGGAGGTGTACGGCTACCACTTCGACGCGCCCGAGCGGCGCAACGACCTCGACTCGGCGCCCCACACGATGACGTCGGTGGTGGTCAACCCCTACTTCGACTGGGGCGACGACCGCAGGCCGCGCACCGACTACCACCAGACGGTGATCTACGAGGCCCATGTCAAGGGTCTGACGATGCGCCACCCGGGGCTGCCGGAGGAGCTTCGCGGCACCTACGCGGCCCTGGCCCACCCGGCGGTCCTGGAGCACCTGACGGAGCTGGGGGTGACGGCCCTGGAGCTGATGCCGGTGCACCAGTTCGTCAACGACCACCGGCTGGTCGACATGGGGCTGAACAACTACTGGGGCTACAACACGATCGGCTTCTTCGCCCCGCACAACGCGTACGCGTCCTGGGGCGACCGCGGCCAGCAGGTGCTGGAGTTCAAGTCGGCGGTGCGGGCACTGCACGAGGCGGGCATCGAGGTCATCCTCGACGTGGTCTACAACCACACCGCGGAAGGCAACCACCTGGGCCCGACGCTGTCCTTCCGGGGCATCGACAACCCGTCCTACTACCGGCTGGCGGACGACCCCCGGTACTACACGGACACCACCGGCACCGGGAACTCGCTGCTGATGCGCTCCCCGCACGTGCTGCAGATGATCATGGACTCTCTGCGGTACTGGGTGCTGGAGATGCATGTCGACGGGTTCCGCTTCGACCTCGCGGCGACGCTGGCGCGCCAGTTCCACGAGGTGGACCGGCTGTCGTCGTTCTTCGACCTGGTCCAGCAGGACCCGGTGGTGTCCCAGGTGAAGCTGATCGCGGAGCCGTGGGACGTCGGCGAGGGCGGCTACCAGGTGGGAAACTTCCCGCCGCTGTGGACCGAGTGGAACGGCAAGTACCGCGACACCGTGCGGGACGTGTGGCGGGGCGAGGCCCGCGCGGTGGGCGAGTTCGCCTCCCGGCTGACCGGCTCCTCCGACCTCTACCAGGACGACGGACGGCGCCCGCTGGCCTCCATCAACTTCGTGACCTGCCACGACGGGTTCACCCTGCACGACCTGGTCGCCTACGACGACAAGCACAACGAGGCCAACGGGGAGGACAACCGGGACGGCGAGAGCCACAACCGGTCCTGGAACTGCGGCGTGGAGGGCGACACCGACGACCCCGCGGTGCTGGGGCTGCGGGCCCGGCAGATGCGCAACTTCGTCGCCACGCTGATGCTCTCCCAGGGCGTGCCGATGATCAGCCACGGGGACGAGTTCGGGCGCACCCAGAAAGGCAACAACAACGCCTACTGCCAGGACAGCGAACTGGCCTGGGTCGAGTGGCCGCAGGACGGCAGCGAGCTGCTGGACTTCACGCGCGCGCTGGTGCGGCTGCGCAGGGAGCATCCCGTGTTCCGGCGGCGCCGCTTCTTCCACGGCCGGCCGGTGGAGGGCACCCATGACGAGCTGTCGGACATCGCCTGGTTCACGCCCGGCGGGACGGAGATGGCGCAGCGGGACTGGGACCGCGCGCAGGCGTCCGCGCTGTCGGTGTTCCTCAACGGCAACGCGATCTCCGAGCCGGGTCCGCGCGGCGAACGGATCACGGACGACTCCTTCCTGCTGATGTTCAACGCCACCGCCAAGACCCTGGAGTTCGTGGTGCCGGTCGGCCACGGACGGCAGTGGCAGGTGGTCGTGGACACGGCGGACCCGGCGTCCGTGGCGGAAGGGGCGGGCGCCGAGGTGCAGGCGGGAGCCCGGCTGACGCTGCCCGACCGGAGCATGACGGTGCTGCAGCGGCCCACATAG
- a CDS encoding Tat pathway signal sequence domain protein: protein MRTTVRRHLGKVVAGTAIAVAATAVMVGITLPGTAGADDTAGGKNGQSAGQAAGTRQGDTAAVRPGVVEEAPAEGTKGMGRDPLTDDEIARVEKIALNQQPLTAAKDVDGDRGPQRLGVDLADPEADEVDDPDAPRRAEVSFYDYGSDTLVTKTVNLATGKVEATGSQHGVQPPLGTAEQDEAAALLIADPLGAGLKADFKDATGKALTSPAQLQLAGMVYRAVPGAGPAALAKCGEHRCVRLLSKVRNGPWIDTRSLVIDLSARKVVRITG, encoded by the coding sequence GTGCGCACGACGGTGCGCCGCCACCTGGGCAAGGTGGTGGCGGGTACGGCCATAGCGGTGGCCGCGACAGCCGTGATGGTCGGGATCACCCTCCCGGGCACGGCGGGGGCGGACGACACGGCGGGTGGCAAGAACGGGCAGAGCGCCGGGCAGGCGGCCGGCACACGGCAGGGCGACACGGCGGCGGTGCGGCCCGGCGTCGTCGAGGAGGCGCCCGCCGAGGGCACGAAGGGCATGGGGCGCGACCCGCTGACCGACGACGAGATCGCGCGCGTCGAGAAGATCGCGCTCAACCAGCAGCCGCTCACCGCCGCGAAGGACGTGGACGGCGACCGCGGCCCCCAGCGCCTCGGCGTGGACCTCGCCGACCCCGAGGCCGACGAGGTGGACGACCCCGACGCGCCCCGGCGCGCGGAGGTGTCGTTCTACGACTACGGGTCCGACACGCTCGTCACCAAGACCGTCAACCTCGCCACCGGCAAGGTCGAGGCAACCGGATCCCAGCACGGCGTCCAGCCGCCGCTCGGCACCGCCGAGCAGGACGAGGCGGCCGCCCTGCTGATCGCCGACCCGCTGGGCGCCGGCCTCAAGGCCGACTTCAAGGACGCCACCGGCAAGGCCCTCACCTCCCCGGCCCAGCTGCAGCTCGCCGGCATGGTGTACCGGGCGGTGCCGGGCGCCGGGCCGGCGGCCCTCGCCAAGTGCGGCGAACACCGCTGCGTACGGCTGCTGTCGAAGGTCAGGAACGGACCGTGGATCGACACCCGGAGCCTGGTGATCGACCTCAGCGCCCGCAAGGTGGTCCGCATCACCGGCTGA
- a CDS encoding copper amine oxidase translates to MRVPFLSSGPRSQGAARARTGAAVGLCVATLAAGAAAGAGPAAAQPKAAPAAAADCSAAYRIEQKLSTGTTWRMCWRFEAKSGLVLEKVSYQPPGETKPIRVLNSAKIAQIHVPYDDGKNEYNDITDYNFGSGLVNMTPAECPGGTIRTVKVPDSFAGGPNVKGLCTTTRSRGHAYRMQADTGNKVFQAQGKDLLVYTVNKVGWYEYITEWRFSDDGAINMNVGATGSLSPFDYDAGDGRGWPLGKGAKAYATSHNHNVFWRLDFGLDGSSTGKVEQYDSVVSPPAGAQQGPTTKTTRTAVTKELAGDAANMRWWRVISATGKNKDGHARSYEFVPGATTKYAGRPFTRHDVYFTQYNKCEQYASNNVRDCGSPLHGYSVDKWVNDQALTHPVAWVNVGFHHVARDEDQQPMPVHWQGFSLAPRDVTAMNPLTPSALAGQNGQPDNGS, encoded by the coding sequence ATGCGCGTTCCGTTTCTGAGCAGCGGCCCCCGGTCGCAGGGCGCCGCCCGCGCCCGCACCGGCGCGGCCGTCGGCCTGTGTGTGGCGACGCTCGCCGCCGGTGCGGCCGCCGGCGCCGGCCCGGCCGCCGCCCAGCCGAAGGCCGCCCCCGCGGCCGCCGCCGACTGCAGCGCCGCCTACCGCATCGAACAGAAGCTCTCCACCGGCACCACCTGGCGCATGTGCTGGCGCTTCGAGGCCAAGTCCGGGCTCGTCCTCGAGAAGGTCTCCTACCAGCCGCCCGGCGAGACCAAGCCGATCCGCGTCCTCAACAGCGCCAAGATCGCCCAGATCCACGTGCCGTACGACGACGGCAAGAACGAGTACAACGACATCACCGACTACAACTTCGGCTCGGGTCTGGTCAACATGACCCCCGCCGAGTGCCCCGGCGGCACCATCCGCACGGTGAAGGTCCCCGACTCGTTCGCCGGCGGCCCGAACGTCAAGGGCCTGTGCACCACGACCCGTTCGCGCGGCCACGCCTACCGGATGCAGGCCGACACGGGCAACAAGGTCTTCCAGGCCCAGGGCAAGGACCTGCTCGTCTACACCGTCAACAAGGTGGGCTGGTACGAGTACATCACCGAGTGGCGCTTCTCCGACGACGGCGCGATCAACATGAACGTCGGCGCCACCGGCAGCCTCTCGCCCTTCGACTACGACGCCGGCGACGGCCGCGGCTGGCCCCTGGGCAAGGGCGCCAAGGCCTACGCCACCAGCCACAACCACAACGTGTTCTGGCGGCTCGACTTCGGTCTCGACGGCTCCTCGACCGGCAAGGTGGAGCAGTACGACTCGGTGGTCAGCCCGCCCGCCGGCGCCCAGCAGGGCCCGACCACCAAGACCACCCGCACCGCCGTCACCAAGGAACTCGCGGGCGACGCCGCGAACATGCGCTGGTGGCGGGTGATCAGCGCGACCGGCAAGAACAAGGACGGCCACGCCCGCTCCTACGAGTTCGTCCCCGGCGCCACCACCAAGTACGCGGGGCGCCCCTTCACCCGGCACGACGTGTACTTCACGCAGTACAACAAGTGCGAGCAGTACGCCAGCAACAACGTGCGCGACTGCGGTAGCCCGCTGCACGGGTACTCGGTCGACAAGTGGGTGAACGACCAGGCCCTCACCCACCCCGTGGCCTGGGTGAACGTGGGCTTCCACCACGTCGCCCGGGACGAGGACCAGCAGCCCATGCCGGTCCACTGGCAGGGCTTCTCACTCGCCCCCCGGGACGTCACCGCCATGAATCCGCTCACACCCTCCGCCCTCGCGGGACAGAACGGACAGCCCGACAACGGCAGTTGA
- a CDS encoding SAV2148 family HEPN domain-containing protein — MGSGGLELPPGDEGHEGGSADVPPGTVSLARPMDTNAIGPELDWDTEAWREVRTRARRAGRAYIWLNLVEQRLRAVVAAVLRPIYEPVHGDEWVVAAAGPAGQEWVQRAVAVREVSRRKGYLLDPADDNVISFLTLPQLRELMVQHWPCFEPYLDDRRDVELALDELEVTRNVVSRNRALSEAVLNQAERASARLLEMLGTGGDVPSARRLPVDAVEDLVGDRYADVVAVHSDRVRLLRQFPAEDIFDGSRRIDAIGIGLNLLVQNFSGRRLVRLAEGGARVRLLFLNPASSAVKRRERELGMKRGELSRAVEMNILHMRRVRSRLRDPGAFQIQVYDETPRFTAYLVDGDGTDGIAVIQSYLRRMRGMEAPVLVLRGGSRVVKPGEVDESGLFPAYREEFELAWADSRPVS; from the coding sequence GTGGGCTCGGGAGGGCTGGAGCTGCCCCCTGGTGACGAGGGTCACGAGGGAGGCTCCGCAGACGTCCCGCCCGGCACGGTGTCCCTGGCCCGGCCGATGGACACGAACGCCATCGGACCGGAGCTGGACTGGGACACCGAGGCCTGGCGGGAGGTGCGCACCCGCGCCCGGCGAGCCGGCCGGGCCTACATCTGGCTGAACCTCGTCGAGCAGCGGCTGCGCGCGGTCGTGGCCGCCGTGCTGCGCCCGATCTACGAACCCGTCCACGGCGACGAATGGGTGGTCGCCGCGGCCGGGCCGGCCGGCCAGGAATGGGTGCAGCGCGCCGTCGCGGTACGCGAAGTCAGCCGCCGCAAGGGCTACTTGCTCGACCCGGCCGACGACAACGTGATCTCCTTCCTCACCCTGCCCCAGCTGCGCGAGCTGATGGTGCAGCACTGGCCCTGCTTCGAGCCGTACCTCGACGACCGCCGCGACGTCGAACTCGCCCTGGACGAGCTGGAGGTGACCCGCAACGTCGTCTCCCGCAACCGCGCACTGTCCGAAGCCGTCCTGAACCAGGCCGAACGGGCCTCCGCGCGCCTGCTGGAGATGCTCGGCACCGGCGGCGACGTGCCCTCCGCGCGCCGGCTGCCCGTCGACGCCGTCGAGGACCTGGTCGGCGACCGGTACGCGGACGTGGTCGCCGTCCACTCCGACCGGGTGCGACTGCTGCGCCAGTTCCCCGCCGAGGACATCTTCGACGGCTCCCGCCGGATCGACGCCATCGGCATCGGCCTCAACCTGCTGGTGCAGAACTTCTCCGGCCGCCGCCTGGTCCGCCTCGCCGAGGGCGGCGCCCGCGTCCGGCTGCTCTTCCTCAATCCCGCCTCCAGCGCCGTCAAGCGCCGTGAACGCGAACTCGGCATGAAGCGCGGCGAGCTGAGCCGGGCGGTGGAGATGAACATCCTGCACATGCGCCGGGTCCGCTCCCGGCTGCGCGATCCGGGCGCCTTCCAGATCCAGGTGTACGACGAGACGCCCCGCTTCACCGCCTACCTCGTCGACGGCGACGGCACCGACGGCATCGCGGTGATCCAGTCCTATCTGCGGCGCATGCGCGGCATGGAGGCGCCGGTGCTGGTGCTGAGGGGCGGCAGCCGGGTCGTCAAGCCGGGCGAGGTGGACGAATCGGGCCTCTTCCCGGCATACCGCGAGGAGTTCGAGCTGGCCTGGGCGGACTCGCGGCCGGTGTCCTGA
- a CDS encoding 3'-5' exonuclease, translated as MAWHQELLVGFDLETTGTDPREARIVTAAVIEVRDGQVLGHREWLADPGVEIPADAVAVHGISNERAAADGAPADRVADAIADVLAGYWRTGVPVVAYNAAFDLTLLSAELRRHGLPSLRERLGDLDPAPVVDPYTIDRSVDRYRRGKRNLEAVCAEYGVRLDSAHDASADALAAARLAGAIAARHPKVAGLGPAELHRRQIDWYAEWAADFQSFLRRKGDAEAVVDGSWPVREPADSPSV; from the coding sequence ATGGCCTGGCACCAGGAACTGCTGGTCGGCTTCGACCTGGAGACCACCGGGACGGACCCGCGCGAGGCGCGGATCGTCACGGCAGCCGTGATCGAGGTCAGGGACGGGCAGGTCCTCGGACATCGCGAGTGGCTGGCGGACCCGGGCGTGGAGATCCCGGCCGACGCGGTCGCGGTGCACGGGATCAGCAACGAGCGGGCGGCCGCCGACGGCGCTCCGGCCGACCGGGTCGCCGACGCGATAGCCGACGTCCTCGCGGGCTACTGGCGCACCGGGGTCCCGGTCGTCGCCTACAACGCCGCCTTCGACCTCACGCTGCTGTCGGCCGAACTGCGCCGCCACGGGCTGCCCTCGCTGCGCGAGCGCCTCGGCGACCTCGACCCCGCGCCGGTGGTCGACCCGTACACCATCGACCGCTCGGTCGACCGCTACCGGCGCGGCAAGCGCAACCTCGAAGCGGTCTGCGCCGAATACGGCGTCCGCCTCGACTCCGCGCACGACGCCTCCGCCGACGCCCTCGCCGCCGCCCGGCTGGCCGGGGCGATAGCGGCCCGCCACCCCAAGGTCGCCGGCCTCGGCCCGGCGGAGCTGCACCGCCGTCAGATCGACTGGTACGCCGAGTGGGCGGCCGACTTCCAGAGCTTCCTGCGCCGCAAGGGCGACGCGGAAGCGGTGGTGGACGGGTCCTGGCCGGTGCGGGAGCCGGCCGACAGCCCCAGCGTGTGA
- a CDS encoding phosphotransferase enzyme family protein, which produces MDEARARDVLAAAGVLPGPAADARLLALGENAVFAAGGLAVKVGRDAELLERARRELDVAAWLAEAGVPAVRSAEPKPLLVEGHPVTVWHRLPDPVRPAGPGDLAALLRLVHALPAPAFALPPRDLLSGVERWLRLAGDAIDPADAAFLRARRDGFAEAARALAPRLRPGPIHGDALARNVHIGPGGPVLVDLETFSADLREHDLVVMALSLDRYGLPAEAYDVFTEAYGWDVREWEGCAVLRGARETASCAWVAQHAPANPEAAAEFRRRVASLREGDEAVRWYPF; this is translated from the coding sequence ATGGACGAGGCGCGGGCGCGGGACGTACTGGCCGCGGCGGGTGTGCTGCCCGGCCCGGCGGCGGACGCGCGGCTGCTCGCACTGGGGGAGAACGCGGTGTTCGCCGCCGGCGGCCTGGCGGTGAAGGTGGGCCGGGACGCCGAGCTCCTCGAACGGGCCCGGCGCGAACTGGACGTCGCGGCCTGGCTGGCCGAGGCGGGCGTGCCGGCGGTGCGGTCGGCGGAGCCGAAGCCGCTGCTGGTCGAGGGGCATCCGGTGACGGTGTGGCACCGGCTGCCGGACCCGGTGCGGCCGGCCGGGCCAGGGGACCTGGCCGCGCTGCTGCGTCTGGTGCACGCCCTGCCCGCCCCCGCCTTCGCCCTGCCGCCGCGGGATCTGCTGTCGGGGGTCGAACGCTGGCTGCGACTCGCCGGCGACGCGATCGACCCGGCGGACGCGGCCTTTCTGCGCGCGCGGCGCGACGGCTTCGCCGAGGCCGCCCGAGCCCTCGCCCCGCGGCTGCGGCCCGGCCCGATCCACGGCGACGCGCTGGCGCGCAATGTGCACATCGGCCCCGGCGGTCCGGTCCTGGTCGACCTGGAGACCTTCTCCGCCGATCTGCGCGAGCACGACCTCGTCGTCATGGCGCTCTCCCTCGACCGGTACGGCCTGCCCGCCGAGGCCTATGACGTCTTCACCGAGGCTTACGGGTGGGACGTGCGGGAGTGGGAGGGCTGTGCGGTGCTGCGCGGCGCGCGCGAGACGGCGAGCTGCGCCTGGGTCGCCCAGCACGCACCGGCGAACCCCGAGGCCGCGGCGGAGTTCCGGCGCCGGGTGGCGTCGCTGCGCGAAGGGGACGAGGCGGTGCGCTGGTACCCCTTCTGA